A window of Polaribacter litorisediminis contains these coding sequences:
- a CDS encoding LytR/AlgR family response regulator transcription factor: protein MNISCLIIDDEPSSQNVLKSFIHKIDYLELVHICNNALEALEALEYLKSNTVDLLFLDINMPQLSGVDFYKSLKNPPKVIFTTAYSAYALEGFEVDATDYLLKPFSFERFLKAVSKIKDLKDANIAYIFVKSDKKLHQIKIEDIYFIEGLGDYIKVHLNNTFLVTYKSLKMMHNSLPKSIFIQVHKSFIINKNKLDYIEGNLAIINSNKIPLGQKYKKEFLDHFNA, encoded by the coding sequence ATGAATATAAGTTGCCTCATAATTGATGATGAACCCTCTTCGCAAAATGTTCTAAAATCATTTATACATAAAATTGATTATTTAGAATTAGTCCATATTTGTAATAATGCTTTAGAGGCTTTAGAGGCTTTAGAATATTTAAAAAGCAATACTGTTGATTTACTTTTTTTAGATATTAATATGCCTCAACTTTCGGGAGTTGATTTTTACAAATCGCTAAAAAACCCGCCAAAAGTAATTTTTACAACCGCTTATTCGGCATATGCCTTAGAAGGTTTTGAAGTTGATGCCACAGATTATTTGTTAAAACCTTTTTCTTTTGAACGTTTTTTAAAAGCAGTTTCAAAAATTAAAGATTTAAAGGATGCTAACATTGCGTATATCTTTGTAAAATCTGACAAAAAATTACACCAGATAAAAATTGAAGACATTTATTTTATAGAAGGTTTAGGAGATTATATTAAAGTGCATTTAAATAATACCTTTTTAGTAACGTATAAATCTTTAAAAATGATGCATAATTCCCTGCCAAAGTCTATTTTTATACAAGTTCATAAATCGTTTATCATCAACAAAAATAAACTGGATTATATAGAAGGGAACTTGGCAATCATCAACTCAAATAAAATACCTTTAGGACAAAAATATAAGAAAGAATTTCTTGATCATTTTAATGCATAA
- a CDS encoding pyridoxamine 5'-phosphate oxidase family protein, which yields MSKFYTKITSKLQKFIEAQKIFFVATAPNSGRINLSPKGMDSFKVLHKNRVLWLNVTGSGNETAAHLSENERITIMFCSFEKVPNILRLYGKGKEIKPKDEEWNSIISLFPETPGTRQIFDITIESAQTSCGMSIPFFEYKGERNDLNNWASEQGPEGIQEYWENKNQTSIDGLPTHLLE from the coding sequence ATGTCTAAATTTTACACCAAAATTACATCAAAACTTCAAAAATTTATTGAAGCACAAAAAATATTTTTTGTTGCCACAGCGCCAAATTCTGGACGTATTAATTTATCGCCAAAAGGAATGGATTCTTTTAAAGTGCTGCATAAAAACCGTGTTTTATGGCTAAATGTTACTGGAAGTGGTAATGAAACTGCAGCACATTTATCAGAAAATGAACGTATTACCATCATGTTTTGTTCTTTTGAAAAAGTGCCTAATATCTTACGGTTATACGGAAAAGGAAAAGAAATTAAACCCAAAGATGAAGAATGGAATAGCATTATTTCTTTATTTCCTGAAACTCCGGGAACCCGCCAAATATTTGATATTACGATTGAATCTGCTCAAACTTCTTGCGGAATGTCCATTCCGTTTTTTGAGTATAAAGGAGAAAGAAATGATTTGAACAATTGGGCATCTGAACAAGGCCCAGAAGGAATTCAAGAGTACTGGGAAAACAAAAATCAAACGAGTATTGATGGTTTACCAACACATCTTTTAGAATAA
- a CDS encoding S8 family serine peptidase — MNYKSFKQIFLILFLISCSIVSQSKQEIEKMTKEYDLIKLDNFSEKYANDFYAEKEKALLMAAQKGWKLKYTDSKGSHYGLIGVTKQGKPLYYKTYNADAAISTRANFLHNNGGLGLNIEGQGMTAHVWDFGIPRETHQEYDGVGGENRVSVGDGTTELGDHAAHVMGTIISSGFESAAKGMAPQAKGVAYSYENDLSTATATAADGMLISNHSYGFSTRDDDGNPSLPAFFFGGYIDESRNWDNIMFNAPYYLMVVAAGNEGNDEGINLEPLQGNFLFDKLTGQGTSKNGLVVANGQDAAINADGSLNTVERNSSSTEGPTDDLRVKPDIMGNGTGVYSTLEAADDAYASYSGTSMASPNVAGSLLLLQQYYKEKNGTFMKAATLKGLALHTADDVAAIGPDADTGWGLMNTKKAAETITTNNFQSIISEIEITQGSTYTLVVKSDGVAPLLASISWTDAPGVANTGVVNDATPVLVNDIDIRITNNSEDSSEIFMPWKLTSVVTNEKGDNIVDPYEKVEIQNALGEYTITISHKGTLAGESQNVSLIVTGVTSGIGLFTSENAKTSCGNTTSFDLNYVETIGGTTTFSVEGQPTNATVNLSDTSLSADGALTVTFGNLDNVLPGSYPINITGKNGNEITTTPIELNVIEYKFSGEEVVPAYPENGLTGITTSKVNLSWEKYTNAKTYLVEVSESPTFNSISFSENSDDLQFSIEGLQSETVYYWRIKPENTCISGDYSSINSFQTGISECPNTYVATDFSMAKIDTIAGSRAFVPINVTDTMFIDKILVTTDINHSYVQDIIISLEGPESIGSTQVVLLQNPCGEIANISNVTFDDDANPLNCNNIAPAISGPVKPINNMSAPYTGKNALGEWKLIVDDGWDLDGGQINAASISICTVQKNTNIPSLALSDIIVDKNSTYTITSSDISASTTDDVATNQIFTLVSLPTKGYLEIRGVQLSLGDQFDQHKINAGFINYVNTQTDSFSDEFKVDVTNSSKGWLPNKTINIREATLSLEKNVLEEISLWPNPTKGILNIKINNVNNEDVKISLLDLQGRQISTSINKVTNAKFTKEIETRNISAGVYLLRIQQGNKKATKKIIVSK, encoded by the coding sequence ATGAATTACAAATCCTTCAAGCAAATATTCCTTATTTTATTTTTAATTTCTTGTTCTATAGTTTCTCAAAGCAAACAAGAGATAGAAAAAATGACGAAAGAATATGATCTCATAAAACTAGATAATTTTAGTGAAAAATATGCTAATGATTTTTATGCTGAAAAAGAGAAAGCATTGTTAATGGCAGCCCAAAAAGGGTGGAAACTAAAGTATACAGATTCAAAAGGTTCTCATTATGGATTAATTGGAGTTACAAAACAGGGAAAACCATTGTATTATAAAACGTATAATGCAGACGCTGCTATTTCTACAAGAGCTAATTTTTTGCATAACAATGGCGGATTAGGATTAAATATTGAAGGCCAAGGAATGACAGCCCATGTTTGGGATTTTGGCATACCAAGAGAAACGCACCAAGAATATGATGGAGTAGGAGGAGAAAATAGAGTTTCTGTTGGAGACGGAACTACAGAATTAGGTGATCATGCTGCACATGTAATGGGTACCATTATTTCTTCTGGTTTTGAGTCAGCAGCAAAAGGGATGGCACCGCAAGCAAAAGGTGTTGCTTATAGTTATGAAAATGATTTGTCAACAGCAACAGCCACCGCGGCAGACGGCATGTTAATATCAAACCACTCTTATGGTTTCTCTACTAGAGATGATGATGGTAATCCTTCACTACCTGCTTTCTTTTTTGGAGGCTATATTGATGAATCTAGAAATTGGGATAACATAATGTTTAATGCTCCGTATTATTTAATGGTGGTAGCTGCAGGAAATGAAGGAAATGATGAAGGTATAAATTTAGAGCCTTTACAGGGAAATTTTCTTTTTGATAAATTAACTGGACAAGGAACTTCAAAAAATGGTTTAGTCGTAGCAAACGGACAAGATGCTGCAATAAATGCAGACGGTAGCTTAAATACAGTAGAGAGAAATAGCTCAAGTACAGAAGGACCAACCGATGATTTAAGAGTGAAGCCAGACATTATGGGTAACGGAACTGGCGTATATTCTACGTTAGAAGCAGCGGATGATGCTTATGCCTCTTATAGCGGAACCTCAATGGCTTCTCCAAATGTTGCAGGCTCTTTATTGTTATTACAACAATATTATAAGGAAAAAAATGGTACTTTTATGAAAGCTGCTACTTTAAAAGGTTTGGCTTTACATACAGCAGATGATGTTGCAGCAATAGGTCCGGATGCAGATACAGGTTGGGGGTTAATGAATACCAAAAAAGCTGCAGAAACGATTACAACTAATAATTTTCAATCTATAATTTCAGAAATAGAAATAACACAAGGTAGCACATATACATTGGTCGTAAAATCTGATGGAGTAGCACCATTATTAGCTTCAATTTCTTGGACAGATGCACCTGGAGTTGCAAATACAGGTGTTGTAAATGACGCAACACCAGTGTTGGTAAACGATATAGATATTAGAATAACAAATAACTCAGAAGATAGTTCAGAGATATTTATGCCTTGGAAACTCACCTCTGTAGTTACAAATGAAAAAGGAGACAATATAGTAGATCCTTATGAAAAAGTAGAGATTCAAAATGCATTGGGAGAGTATACAATTACCATTAGTCATAAAGGAACTTTAGCAGGAGAATCTCAAAATGTATCCTTAATTGTTACCGGTGTTACTTCAGGAATAGGTTTATTTACAAGTGAAAATGCTAAAACATCCTGCGGAAATACAACCTCTTTTGATTTGAATTATGTGGAAACCATCGGAGGAACAACAACTTTTTCTGTTGAAGGGCAACCTACAAATGCTACTGTAAATTTATCAGACACTTCTTTAAGTGCAGATGGAGCGCTTACAGTAACTTTTGGAAACTTAGATAACGTGTTACCCGGATCTTACCCAATAAATATTACTGGAAAAAATGGAAATGAAATCACCACAACCCCCATTGAATTAAATGTAATAGAATACAAGTTTTCAGGCGAAGAAGTTGTGCCCGCATACCCCGAAAATGGTTTAACAGGAATTACTACATCAAAAGTTAATTTGTCTTGGGAAAAGTACACTAATGCAAAAACTTACCTCGTAGAGGTTTCAGAAAGTCCTACGTTTAACAGCATTTCATTTTCTGAAAATAGCGACGATTTACAGTTTTCAATTGAAGGCTTGCAAAGTGAAACCGTGTATTATTGGAGAATAAAACCTGAAAACACTTGTATTTCTGGGGATTATTCCTCTATAAATAGTTTTCAAACAGGCATAAGTGAATGCCCAAACACATATGTGGCTACAGATTTTTCTATGGCAAAAATAGACACCATAGCAGGGTCTAGAGCCTTTGTTCCTATAAATGTAACAGATACTATGTTTATTGATAAAATTTTAGTGACAACAGATATTAATCACAGTTATGTGCAAGATATAATTATTTCATTAGAAGGACCAGAAAGTATAGGCAGTACCCAAGTTGTTTTATTACAAAATCCTTGTGGTGAAATAGCCAATATTAGTAATGTTACTTTTGATGATGATGCAAACCCCTTAAATTGCAATAACATAGCACCTGCAATTTCTGGACCTGTTAAGCCAATAAATAATATGAGCGCGCCTTATACTGGTAAAAATGCTTTAGGAGAGTGGAAATTAATCGTTGACGATGGCTGGGATTTAGATGGAGGACAGATAAATGCTGCAAGTATATCGATATGTACGGTACAAAAAAATACAAATATTCCGTCATTAGCGCTTTCAGATATTATTGTTGATAAAAACTCTACCTATACAATTACTAGTAGCGATATAAGTGCTTCAACAACGGATGATGTTGCTACAAATCAAATATTTACGTTAGTAAGTTTGCCTACAAAAGGCTATTTAGAAATTAGAGGTGTTCAATTATCTCTGGGAGATCAATTTGATCAACATAAAATAAATGCAGGATTTATAAACTATGTAAACACGCAAACTGATTCTTTTAGTGATGAATTTAAAGTTGATGTAACAAACAGTTCAAAAGGATGGTTGCCTAATAAAACCATCAACATAAGAGAAGCTACGTTAAGCCTAGAAAAAAATGTTTTAGAAGAAATTTCTTTATGGCCAAACCCAACAAAAGGAATTTTAAATATAAAAATTAATAATGTGAATAACGAAGATGTAAAAATCTCTTTATTAGATTTACAAGGAAGACAAATAAGTACCTCTATCAATAAAGTTACCAATGCAAAGTTTACAAAAGAAATAGAGACCAGAAATATTTCTGCAGGTGTTTATTTGTTAAGGATACAGCAAGGCAATAAAAAGGCAACTAAAAAGATTATTGTTTCTAAATAA
- a CDS encoding S8 family serine peptidase, producing MNYKSFKQLFFILCLISFSMVSQSKLEIEKMTKEYDLIKLENLSNKFAIDFETQKNKALIMAAQKGWKLKYKDLKGAQHELVGVTKEGTPLYYKTYNVDAAISTRANFLHNGGGLGLNLEGQGMTIHVWDFGLPRLTHQEYDGIGGEDRVSIGDGTAGLGDHAGHVMGTIISSGFDPAAKGMAPQAKGVAFRYQQDAAKAADAAADGMLISNHSYGLVVRDDNDEPSLPAYYFGSYINSSRDWDAIMYNAPYYLMVTSAGNNGADNSANLEPLEGNAPYDKLTGIATSKNNLVIANGTDAEINEDGSLNSVNRSASSSEGPTDDLRIKPDLMGNGVLVYSTLTTADDDYASYSGTSMASPNVAGSLLLLQQYYNETYGNFMRAATLKGLALHTADDVDIVGPDANTGWGLMNTKVAAETITANGFESWISEEVLKNGDTFSIKVKSDGLSPLLASISWTDKPGVSIQDNITIEPNDPTPALINDLDIKVTRETDEFKPWRLTGVDSNEKGDNLVDPYERVDIMNPSAGEYTITVTHKGTLEEDQRFSLIVTGISGEFTFVADSSEKTFCSDTDAVFNFEYIPAVEGTTQFTATGAHEAMTMSFSENSLSAAGNFDITFGNLINVPAGTYEIEITGDNGSETQIRKVRFEVYHSSFDRNPSELEFPANGQKALAAKVSLLWKENLNAENYSVELSDSPSFNNILFTEEVTTLTIDIEDLQLNSVYYWRVKPKNSCADGAYSPVFSFQTGVIDCENTFTATDLSEAIIDPLVANASAIATINVSEELTVNNIIFTTDISHTSVKELTITIQDPNGNNVVVLSNSNPCLAGIADISNATFSDDGETLFCGFSAPAIRGTIKPENNMSIPFIGQNALGEWKIIVEDNAELNGGQINAASITICASAENTSIPTFTSTSVSLGGSADYVLTPANMSASTASETEEQQVFVLVALAKKGVLKKEGVALTAGDTFTQADITAGKISFTKSEIGSFTDLFIVDVTNDAKGWLPNQTISIQEGVLKVNEFSLNEISLWPNPVKGILNIKINNVNNEDVKISLFDLQGRQISTSTNKVTNTTFTKEIETRNISSGVYLLSIAQGNKKATKKIIISK from the coding sequence TTGATGCCGCTATTTCTACAAGAGCCAACTTTTTACATAACGGCGGAGGTCTTGGATTAAACCTAGAAGGTCAAGGAATGACAATCCATGTTTGGGATTTTGGTTTGCCAAGACTAACCCATCAGGAATATGACGGTATTGGAGGTGAAGATAGAGTTTCTATTGGGGATGGAACCGCAGGGTTAGGTGATCATGCCGGACATGTAATGGGAACTATTATTTCTTCTGGTTTTGATCCTGCTGCAAAAGGAATGGCACCGCAAGCAAAAGGTGTAGCTTTTCGGTATCAGCAAGATGCTGCAAAAGCTGCTGATGCTGCGGCAGATGGGATGTTAATATCCAACCATTCTTATGGTTTAGTGGTTAGAGATGATAACGATGAGCCTTCGCTACCAGCCTACTATTTTGGTTCATATATTAACAGCTCTAGAGATTGGGATGCTATTATGTACAATGCACCGTATTACTTGATGGTTACTTCTGCAGGAAACAATGGAGCTGACAATTCTGCAAATTTAGAACCTTTAGAAGGAAATGCCCCTTATGATAAATTAACAGGTATTGCAACTTCAAAAAATAATTTAGTGATTGCGAATGGAACGGATGCCGAAATAAATGAAGATGGAAGTTTAAATTCAGTAAATAGAAGCGCTTCTAGTTCTGAAGGTCCGACGGATGATTTAAGAATTAAACCAGACCTTATGGGCAATGGAGTGTTAGTATATTCTACTTTAACAACAGCTGATGATGATTATGCCTCTTATAGCGGAACCTCAATGGCTTCCCCAAATGTAGCGGGTTCTTTATTGTTATTGCAACAATATTATAATGAAACGTATGGTAATTTTATGAGAGCGGCTACTTTAAAAGGACTGGCTTTGCATACAGCCGATGATGTAGATATCGTTGGGCCCGATGCAAATACAGGTTGGGGATTGATGAATACCAAAGTTGCTGCGGAAACAATTACTGCAAATGGTTTTGAATCTTGGATTTCTGAAGAGGTTTTAAAAAATGGAGATACTTTTTCTATCAAGGTGAAATCAGATGGTTTAAGTCCTTTATTGGCATCTATTTCTTGGACAGACAAACCTGGAGTTTCGATTCAAGATAATATTACTATTGAACCAAATGACCCAACTCCTGCTTTGATTAATGATTTGGATATTAAAGTTACTCGAGAAACCGATGAGTTTAAACCCTGGAGACTTACAGGAGTGGATAGTAATGAAAAAGGAGATAATTTAGTAGACCCTTATGAAAGAGTAGATATCATGAATCCTTCTGCCGGTGAATATACCATTACAGTTACTCATAAAGGAACTTTAGAAGAAGATCAAAGGTTTTCTTTAATTGTTACCGGTATTTCAGGAGAGTTCACTTTTGTAGCCGATAGTTCAGAGAAAACATTTTGCTCAGATACAGATGCTGTTTTTAACTTTGAATATATTCCTGCTGTTGAAGGAACTACACAATTTACAGCCACAGGTGCTCACGAAGCAATGACGATGTCTTTTTCTGAAAATTCATTAAGTGCTGCTGGAAATTTTGACATCACTTTTGGAAATTTAATCAATGTTCCAGCAGGTACGTATGAAATTGAAATAACGGGGGATAACGGAAGTGAAACGCAAATAAGAAAAGTTAGATTCGAGGTGTATCATTCAAGTTTTGATAGGAATCCGTCTGAATTAGAATTTCCTGCGAACGGCCAAAAAGCACTAGCTGCAAAAGTATCATTACTTTGGAAAGAGAATTTAAATGCAGAAAATTATAGCGTAGAATTATCGGATTCACCTAGTTTTAATAATATTCTATTTACAGAAGAGGTTACAACTTTAACCATAGATATAGAGGATTTACAACTCAATTCTGTATATTATTGGCGAGTAAAACCAAAAAACAGCTGTGCTGATGGCGCATACTCGCCCGTTTTTAGCTTCCAAACGGGAGTTATAGATTGTGAAAACACCTTTACCGCCACAGATTTATCTGAGGCTATTATAGATCCGCTAGTTGCAAATGCTAGTGCTATCGCTACTATTAATGTTTCAGAAGAATTAACTGTAAATAACATTATTTTTACTACAGATATTTCGCATACAAGTGTTAAAGAGTTAACCATTACCATACAAGATCCTAATGGTAATAATGTGGTTGTTTTATCAAATTCAAATCCATGCTTAGCAGGTATTGCCGACATCAGCAACGCAACTTTTAGTGATGATGGAGAGACTTTATTTTGTGGTTTTTCAGCACCTGCCATTAGAGGAACCATTAAACCAGAAAATAACATGAGTATTCCTTTTATTGGACAAAATGCTTTAGGAGAATGGAAAATTATAGTTGAGGATAATGCCGAGTTAAATGGAGGCCAAATTAATGCGGCGTCTATTACTATTTGTGCATCAGCAGAGAATACAAGTATTCCAACATTTACTTCTACAAGTGTAAGTTTAGGAGGTAGTGCAGATTATGTACTAACTCCAGCCAATATGAGTGCTTCTACAGCATCAGAAACAGAAGAACAACAAGTGTTTGTTTTGGTAGCATTAGCAAAAAAAGGAGTTCTTAAAAAAGAGGGTGTAGCGCTAACGGCTGGAGATACTTTTACACAAGCAGACATAACAGCGGGTAAAATTTCTTTTACAAAATCTGAAATAGGTTCTTTTACAGATCTATTTATAGTAGATGTGACCAATGATGCTAAAGGATGGCTACCAAACCAAACTATTAGCATTCAGGAAGGCGTTTTAAAAGTAAATGAGTTTTCGTTAAATGAAATTTCTTTATGGCCAAACCCAGTAAAAGGAATTTTAAATATAAAAATAAATAATGTGAATAATGAAGATGTAAAAATTTCTTTATTTGACTTACAAGGAAGACAAATAAGTACGTCTACAAACAAGGTTACCAACACAACATTTACAAAAGAAATAGAGACCAGAAATATTTCTTCAGGTGTTTATTTGTTAAGCATAGCACAAGGAAATAAAAAAGCCACTAAAAAGATTATTATTTCTAAATAG